A genome region from Camelina sativa cultivar DH55 chromosome 10, Cs, whole genome shotgun sequence includes the following:
- the LOC104717106 gene encoding uncharacterized protein LOC104717106 has product MVEKKSFRIVKSNYLITLNPLLLSQKQHCPLITMSEEKSHSGKVKMLTLQHSSFISFSPSDNKLRSLTNGFTIMSKKRDFAEKSNEKGPLLRIKVPNTILARSAIAVLGLGFIDAGYSGDWSRIGVISKETEQLLKIAAFLVVPLCIFLILSFSNDTTD; this is encoded by the exons ATGGTGGAAAAGAAAAGCTTCAGAATTGTTAAGTCAAATTACTTAATTACCCTCAACCCTTTGCTGTTATCACAAAAACAACATTGCCCCCTTATCACCATGTCTGAGGAGAAATCTCATTCCGGGAAAGTGAAAATGCTGACCTTACAACACAGTAGCTTCATCTCATTCTCTCCCAGCGACAACAAACTCCGAAGTTTGACTAATGGCTTCACGATAATGTCGAAGAAGAGAGACTTTGCTGAGAAATCAAACGAAAAAGGACCTCTCTTGCGAATCAAAGTCCCCAACACAATTCTTGCTCGATCTGCTATCGCTGTTTTGGGTTTGGGATTCATTGATGCTGG GTATAGTGGTGATTGGTCAAGAATAGGTGTGATCTctaaagaaacagagcaacTTTTGAAGATTGCTGCTTTTCTTGTTGTTCCTCTCTGTATCTTTCTTATACTCTCATTTTCCAATGATACAACTGATTAA
- the LOC104717105 gene encoding nuclear pore complex protein NUP43 — protein MEMQDSFQVHRIPQSKYVDGVRWLPQASALNRFFATAFYDPDCDSSSIEIQSLDPNPRGNQSTNPLIESISSWTSPSRVSSLEIAGNGGGGGSFKPMVSAATSSGSLHVLMVDLVEGAAIDEVYVAEGEKFHVGRVEGVDWREGGECVTVGEDGRVNVVKIVNGEGLRYRKVFDGNGLVAYRAVKWASPTEFVTGGYGFGLQLWDQRKSGEAVSQLKGNWFEGKTSAVVHSIDIHPSRKHTCIAGGSSGTVFAWDLRWPQQPIVLSGVGASENINNPLSESEVWEVKYDSYTKSNISSSRILPVMTCSEDGILGVIEQGEEPIELLAEPCAINSFDIDRQNPQDVICSLEWESIAVFSRP, from the exons ATGGAGATGCAGGATTCGTTCCAGGTCCATAGGATACCACAATCGAAGTACGTAGACGGAGTAAGATGGCTTCCACAAGCTTCCGCTTTGAATCGTTTCTTCGCAACAGCGTTCTACGACCCGGATTGTGATTCTTCGTCAATCGAGATCCAATCGCTTGACCCAAACCCTAGAGGGAATCAGAGCACGAACCCTTTGATCGAGTCTATATCTTCATGGACTTCACCTTCTCGCGTTTCGTCACTGGAAATCGCTGGAAACGGCGGTGGTGGCGGTTCATTCAAACCTATGGTTTCAGCAGCCACGTCTTCTGGTTCCCTTCATGTTCTGATGGTTGATTTGGTGGAAGGAGCTGCGATTGATGAGGTATACGTGGCGGAAGGTGAGAAGTTCCATGTGGGACGCGTGGAAGGAGTGGATTGGAGGGAGGGAGGAGAATGTGTGACTGTTGGTGAAGATGGGAGAGTGAATGTAGTGAAGATTGTGAATGGTGAAGGTTTGAGATACAGAAAGGTCTTTGATGGGAATGGGCTTGTGGCTTATAGAGCTGTGAAATGGGCGTCGCCTACTGAGTTTGTCACTGGAGGATATGGTTTTGGTTTGCAATTGTGGGATCAGAGGAAGTCTGGTGAAGCTGTTTCGCAGCTCAAAGGGAACTG GTTTGAAGGCAAAACTTCTGCAGTTGTCCATTCCATTGACATTCATCCATCTCGAAAGCACACTTGCATT GCGGGAGGTTCTTCGGGTACTGTTTTTGCTTGGGATCTTCGGTGGCCGCAGCAACCCATCGTTCTTTCTGGTGTTGGAGCAAGTGAGAATATTAACAATCCTCTGTCTGAAAGTGAGGTATGGGAAGTTAAGTATGACTCATACACAAAATCCAACATCTCATCCTCAAGGATTCTCCCTGTTATGACCTGCTCAGAAGATGGAATCCTTGGTGTCATCGAGCAAG GGGAAGAACCGATCGAGCTTCTGGCTGAACCTTGTGCCATTAACAGTTTTGACATCGACAGACAAAATCCACAG GATGTGATATGTAGCTTAGAGTGGGAATCAATTGCAGTCTTCTCAAGGCCttag
- the LOC104717108 gene encoding myosin-binding protein 3-like (The sequence of the model RefSeq protein was modified relative to this genomic sequence to represent the inferred CDS: added 3 bases not found in genome assembly), translating into MVERSRSFRIPGAEKSDLRIALYERKEVVERLQDELNAEREASATSASEAMSMILRLQGEKAELAMEAGQYKRMVEEQMSHAEMSFALLEDVIYQKEIEVTALAYQVDVYRSQLLSLGFSDLSSLDAKLQENDDQDENILNMNDLSLSDRSQTPSSELVTDLSIPEEKEIIEQTLDSQKSSLDVYWEQIKKLNEQVKELTGYRDSMRDQHNTSMSESGLNKGEEDGASSSNFQEDTQKRKEEAKSVRKTDDTMVIKVAKQKKIEKKSPKQTRDRSGKRNRAEYQAELLQLRQRVERLERGKTNTEPETSGVIKQEEISLLKEVREEQISSVESSEVEKSSNTMEDLQPWIDPVIISVQEAMLYFWL; encoded by the exons ATGGTTGAACGAAGCCGCAGCTTTAGAATACCTGGAGCTGAGAAATCTGATCTAAGAATTGCCCTTTATGAGCGCAAAGAAGTTGTTGAGAGGCTGCAAGATGAGTTGAATGCAGAGAGAGAAGCATCTGCAACGTCAGCGAGCGAGGCCATGTCAATGATTCTTAGGCTGCAAGGAGAGAAAGCTGAGTTGGCAATGGAAGCTGGTCAGTACAAGAGAATGGTCGAAGAGCAAATGTCTCACGCTGAGATGTCGTTTGCGCTTTTGGAGGATGTGATTTACCAGAAAGAGATTGAAGTCACTGCTCTTGCGTATCAAGTTGACGTTTACAGAAGCCAGCTTTTGAGCTTGGGGTTTAGTGATTTGAGTAGCTTAGATGCTAAGCTTCAAGAGAAtgatgatcaagatgagaaTATATTGAATATGAATGATTTGTCACTGAGTGATAGATCTCAAACACCCTCTTCAGAATTGGTTACAGATCTTTCGATTCCCGAGGAGAAGGAAATTATCGAGCAGACCTTGGATTCGCAGAAGAGTTCCTTAGATGTGTATTGGGAGCAGATCAAGAAACTGAATGAGCAAGTAAAAGAGCTTACCGGTTATAGAGATTCGATGCGAGATCAGCACAATACTTCAATGTCTGAATCTGGACTAAacaagggagaagaagatggtgcAAGCTCATCAAACTTTCAAGAAGatacacaaaaaagaaaagaggaagcaaAGAGTGTGCGTAAAACTGATGACACAATGGTGATAAAAGTTGCAAAGCAGaaaaagattgaaaagaaaTCACCTAAACAGACGAGAGACAGAAGCGGTAAGAGAAACCGTGCAGAGTATCAAGCTGAATTGCTGCAGTTAAGACAGAGAGTTGAG CTTGAGCGAGGAAAAACAAACACAGAGCCTGAAACCAGTGGAGTGATCAAGCAAGAAGAGATAAGTCTACTGAAGGAAGTGAGAGAGGAGCAAATTTCTTCTGTTGAATCATCTGAAGTAGAGAAGAGCTCGAATACAATGGAAGATTTACAACCTTGGATCGACCCAGTCATTATTTCTGTTCAAGAg GCAATGCTTTACTTCTGGCTGTGa